From the Planctomycetia bacterium genome, one window contains:
- a CDS encoding c-type cytochrome translates to MPRRRTVAPLHGVAALSLLLCAFACAPPALTIADEFPKPYDSETDLSAPHMDPAEAAKKFRVPEGFRVDVFAAEPEVMNPIATAWDTRGRLWVAENFTYAERPKRFAADLRDRILILPDADGNGKPDERRVFLDNVEHLTSIEVGLGGVWLMCPPQLLFVPDADGDDKPDGPPVPVLEGFTVPPENFHNFANGLRWGPDGWLYGRVGASAPGIIRRADAPDEYAVPIRGGMWRYHPQTKQFDALCHGTTNPWGHDWDKHGETFFINTVNGHLWHMIPGAHFRRPHTIHGSSLVYEPMEMHADHWHWDIGKDWTDSRKQGGVHDQLGGGHAHVGMTIYGGLQWPEKYRGELFTLNQHGRRMNVERLERHGSGYVGKHEPDMLFASDAWFRGVEVTYGPDGGVYLIDWNDTGECHENTGVHRNSGRIFKVTYGNPKPVPAPDLKKLDGAALWSIAKDSPNEWLARQATREFANRAARDRKSVTQIFDDAFTSQSLRGLWLGEFLLPTDGAVNLDLLKHSDEHMRTWSVRLLVDKLPLDTPTAKVRSTKPLEPTAYAAIVRLAKEDKSGLVRLACASALQRLPVEQRVALADALLSHAEDADDANLPPLVWYGLIPIAEASPEKLATTAAEGKIPRVRQWIARRSTEVLAKNPAAIAALLAATKEKPAEVRYDVVRGVLQGLAGHRKAKAPADWNAYASAMTAAPADVQEALRTIGVVFGDGRALDEVRRLALDGKAGIEQRRAALESLIEAKPDDLRQVCESLLKVRFLNTTALAGLTRFDDPTIGKQLAANYRSFHVSERSAVVEALVSRPSFAGYLLEQVASGTIPRNELSPFQARQIRGFNDPKLSKQLSDVWGELRDSPDDKRQLIAKLKTELTPVTLASAEVSAGRALFVKSCASCHRLFGSGGQIGPDLTGANRKNLDYLLENIVDPSAVVNKDFLMTMFTLNDGRVVSGIVTSENEETLVVQSAQAKLTLLKSDIDERALSKQSLMPEGALQPLSAVQIRNLLAYLMSEVQAPLPPEAGAAPTTTSTSAIEGTPGNKAAGAK, encoded by the coding sequence ATGCCTCGCCGTCGAACCGTCGCCCCGCTGCATGGGGTTGCCGCATTGTCCCTCTTGCTCTGCGCGTTCGCCTGCGCACCGCCGGCTCTTACCATCGCCGACGAATTCCCAAAACCTTACGACAGCGAAACCGATCTCTCGGCCCCGCACATGGACCCCGCCGAGGCTGCGAAGAAGTTTCGCGTGCCCGAGGGGTTTCGCGTCGACGTCTTCGCGGCCGAGCCCGAAGTGATGAACCCGATCGCCACGGCTTGGGACACACGCGGCCGGCTTTGGGTCGCAGAGAATTTCACGTACGCGGAACGTCCGAAACGCTTCGCCGCCGACCTGCGCGACCGGATTCTGATTCTCCCGGATGCCGACGGCAACGGAAAGCCCGATGAGCGCCGCGTGTTTCTCGACAACGTCGAACATCTGACGAGTATCGAAGTCGGTCTCGGGGGCGTATGGCTCATGTGTCCGCCGCAGTTGCTCTTCGTTCCCGATGCCGATGGCGACGACAAACCGGACGGCCCGCCGGTTCCCGTGCTTGAAGGGTTCACGGTACCGCCGGAGAACTTTCACAACTTCGCCAACGGCCTGCGCTGGGGGCCCGATGGTTGGCTGTACGGCCGCGTCGGCGCAAGCGCGCCGGGAATCATACGACGTGCCGACGCTCCGGATGAGTATGCCGTACCGATTCGCGGCGGGATGTGGCGCTACCATCCGCAAACGAAGCAGTTCGACGCCCTCTGCCACGGGACGACGAACCCCTGGGGACACGATTGGGACAAGCATGGCGAGACGTTTTTTATCAATACCGTGAACGGCCATCTCTGGCACATGATTCCCGGCGCGCATTTTCGCCGGCCACACACGATCCACGGGAGTTCGCTCGTTTACGAACCGATGGAGATGCACGCCGACCATTGGCATTGGGACATCGGCAAAGATTGGACCGATTCGCGCAAGCAGGGGGGCGTTCACGATCAACTCGGCGGCGGCCACGCACACGTCGGCATGACGATCTACGGCGGCCTGCAATGGCCCGAGAAGTATCGGGGCGAGCTCTTCACGCTCAACCAACATGGTCGGCGAATGAATGTCGAACGTTTGGAGCGCCACGGCTCGGGCTACGTCGGCAAGCATGAGCCCGACATGCTATTCGCGAGCGATGCTTGGTTCCGCGGTGTCGAAGTAACGTACGGTCCCGACGGCGGCGTGTATCTCATCGATTGGAACGACACCGGCGAATGCCATGAGAACACCGGGGTCCATCGCAACTCAGGGCGAATCTTTAAGGTGACGTATGGAAACCCGAAGCCGGTGCCGGCGCCGGATTTGAAGAAGCTCGACGGAGCGGCACTATGGTCGATCGCCAAAGATTCGCCGAACGAGTGGCTGGCGAGGCAAGCGACCCGAGAATTCGCCAACCGTGCGGCGCGCGATCGGAAGTCGGTGACTCAGATCTTCGACGACGCTTTTACTTCGCAAAGCCTGCGCGGACTTTGGCTCGGTGAATTCCTCCTGCCTACAGACGGTGCGGTCAACCTCGACCTGCTCAAGCATTCCGACGAACACATGCGCACCTGGTCTGTCCGATTGTTGGTCGACAAACTGCCGCTCGACACGCCGACCGCGAAGGTGCGCAGCACTAAGCCGCTGGAGCCGACCGCTTACGCCGCGATCGTGCGCCTTGCGAAGGAAGACAAGTCGGGGCTCGTCCGCTTGGCCTGCGCTTCGGCGCTGCAGCGATTGCCGGTCGAGCAGCGGGTTGCCCTTGCCGATGCGTTGTTGTCGCACGCCGAGGATGCCGACGACGCGAACCTACCGCCGCTCGTTTGGTACGGCTTGATTCCGATCGCCGAAGCTTCGCCGGAGAAGCTTGCGACCACGGCTGCGGAAGGGAAGATTCCGCGCGTGCGTCAATGGATCGCGCGACGCTCGACGGAAGTTCTCGCGAAGAATCCGGCGGCGATCGCAGCCTTGCTCGCGGCGACGAAAGAGAAGCCGGCGGAAGTGCGATACGACGTCGTTCGCGGAGTTCTGCAAGGGCTCGCCGGGCATCGCAAAGCGAAAGCACCCGCGGATTGGAACGCCTACGCCTCGGCGATGACCGCGGCTCCAGCCGACGTGCAGGAAGCGCTCCGGACGATCGGCGTGGTCTTCGGCGACGGCCGCGCGCTCGACGAAGTTCGGCGACTGGCGCTCGACGGCAAGGCCGGCATCGAGCAACGTCGTGCGGCATTGGAATCGTTGATCGAGGCCAAGCCCGACGACTTGCGCCAAGTCTGCGAGTCGCTCTTGAAAGTTCGTTTTCTTAACACGACGGCTTTGGCCGGGCTCACCCGCTTCGACGACCCGACGATCGGCAAGCAACTCGCCGCGAACTATCGGTCGTTCCATGTCTCGGAGCGTTCGGCGGTCGTCGAGGCCTTGGTGTCGCGGCCGAGTTTCGCCGGGTATCTCTTAGAGCAAGTCGCCTCGGGCACGATCCCGCGCAATGAGCTAAGCCCGTTCCAGGCCCGACAAATTCGAGGCTTCAACGACCCCAAACTGTCGAAGCAACTCTCCGACGTTTGGGGCGAGTTGCGCGACTCACCCGACGACAAACGTCAACTCATTGCGAAACTGAAAACCGAACTCACGCCCGTCACTCTCGCTTCGGCCGAGGTGAGCGCAGGCCGCGCGTTGTTCGTGAAGAGCTGCGCTTCTTGCCACCGGCTGTTCGGCTCCGGCGGGCAGATCGGGCCCGACCTCACCGGCGCGAATCGGAAGAATCTCGATTATCTACTGGAAAACATCGTCGATCCGAGCGCCGTCGTGAATAAAGACTTCTTGATGACGATGTTCACGCTCAACGACGGCCGTGTCGTGAGCGGCATCGTGACGAGCGAGAACGAAGAAACTCTAGTCGTGCAATCGGCGCAAGCGAAGCTGACGTTGCTCAAGAGCGATATCGACGAGCGGGCTTTGTCGAAACAGTCGCTCATGCCGGAAGGAGCGCTGCAGCCTTTGAGTGCGGTGCAGATTCGCAACCTCCTGGCTTATCTGATGAGCGAAGTCCAAGCTCCGCTGCCGCCGGAAGCCGGCGCTGCGCCGACAACGACATCGACCTCCGCGATCGAAGGAACGCCCGGGAACAAAGCCGCCGGCGCTAAATAA
- a CDS encoding winged helix-turn-helix domain-containing protein, which yields MSSVTTDSLPSHSAASFRLKRAEDFPPVPCAVPFSNHRATQPATDHGSLPIVEQPIIILVNTAPNTDAALTAAMERGSVSMPAIGWSRTIPEAALPAVREIYTLLRNQCGFGGSFTALAVEKRHAEDSRDARGLTSLEFRELSIDPARREVWVEGSLIGLTKSEFDLLYVLAQRPGVVFSRRQIVLAYKGADYPVDDRSIDVQMFNLRRKIRSAGSVLQTIRGVGYRFAGQSA from the coding sequence GTGAGCTCGGTCACTACGGATTCATTACCGTCGCATAGCGCGGCAAGTTTTCGATTGAAGCGAGCCGAAGATTTTCCGCCTGTTCCTTGTGCCGTACCGTTCTCGAACCATCGCGCGACCCAACCGGCGACCGATCACGGTTCGTTACCGATCGTCGAACAACCGATCATCATCCTCGTCAACACCGCACCCAACACCGACGCAGCGCTGACGGCTGCCATGGAGCGCGGGTCCGTATCGATGCCGGCGATCGGCTGGAGCCGCACGATACCCGAGGCCGCGCTTCCCGCAGTCCGCGAAATTTATACGCTACTGCGCAATCAATGCGGCTTCGGCGGCTCTTTCACGGCGCTGGCCGTCGAGAAGCGACATGCCGAAGACTCGCGGGATGCGCGCGGGCTGACGAGCTTGGAGTTTCGCGAGCTTTCCATCGATCCGGCTCGGCGCGAAGTGTGGGTCGAAGGTTCGCTCATCGGACTCACCAAGAGCGAGTTCGATTTGCTCTACGTCTTGGCGCAGCGGCCGGGTGTCGTGTTCTCGCGGCGCCAGATCGTGCTCGCATATAAAGGGGCCGACTATCCGGTCGACGACCGTTCGATCGACGTGCAGATGTTCAATCTGCGCCGAAAGATTCGCTCGGCCGGTTCCGTGCTGCAAACCATTCGCGGCGTCGGTTATCGCTTTGCCGGTCAATCTGCGTAA